A genome region from Defluviimonas aquaemixtae includes the following:
- the nuoN gene encoding NADH-quinone oxidoreductase subunit NuoN — MISADFSAILPEVVLVVYAMAALVGAVYAGKDELTGTLTWATVAIFLGLALWIGLSAPGDVVAFGGSFADDAFARFAKVTVLLSAAAVLAMSQDYMARRGLGRFEFPLLVAFAVAGMMVMVSAGDLMSLYMGLELQSLSLYVLAALRRDSVKSTEAGLKYFVLGALSSGLLLYGASLTYGFAGTTLFSGIISTIEDGRASIGLLFGLVFMITGLAFKVSAVPFHMWTPDVYEGSPTPVTAFFATAPKVAAMALFARLVHDAFGAAVADWSQVLALLAVLSMFLGAVAAIGQRDIKRLMAYSSIAHMGFALVGLAAGTQSGVQAMLIYMVIYVAMNVGTFAFILSMERDGAPVTDINALNLYSKREPVKALAMMVLLFSLAGVPPMLGFFAKYGVLLAAVNAEMVWLAVAGAVASVIGAFYYLRIVYYMYFGTETDALDSRMVPAQWILLMASAVVMVVGIVNLFGVEGAAAAAAETLVR, encoded by the coding sequence ATGATTTCCGCCGATTTCTCCGCAATCCTGCCCGAGGTGGTGCTGGTCGTCTACGCGATGGCGGCCCTGGTCGGGGCGGTCTATGCCGGCAAGGATGAGCTGACCGGCACGCTCACTTGGGCAACGGTCGCGATCTTCCTTGGTCTCGCGCTCTGGATCGGGCTGTCCGCGCCGGGCGACGTGGTGGCTTTCGGCGGGTCGTTCGCCGATGACGCGTTCGCGCGTTTCGCGAAGGTGACCGTGCTCCTGTCTGCGGCAGCCGTTCTCGCGATGAGCCAGGACTACATGGCGAGGCGCGGGCTTGGGCGGTTTGAGTTCCCGCTGTTGGTCGCCTTCGCGGTCGCGGGCATGATGGTCATGGTTTCGGCGGGCGATCTCATGTCGCTATACATGGGGCTCGAATTGCAGTCGCTGTCGCTCTACGTCCTGGCCGCCTTGCGGCGTGACAGCGTGAAATCGACCGAGGCGGGATTGAAATACTTCGTCCTCGGCGCGCTGTCGTCGGGGCTTCTGCTTTATGGCGCGTCGCTGACCTACGGGTTCGCGGGCACGACGCTCTTTTCCGGCATCATCTCGACGATCGAGGACGGGCGCGCATCCATAGGGCTGCTCTTCGGCCTTGTCTTCATGATCACGGGTCTGGCGTTCAAGGTCTCGGCCGTGCCGTTCCACATGTGGACGCCGGACGTCTACGAAGGTTCGCCGACGCCAGTGACGGCCTTTTTCGCGACCGCGCCCAAGGTCGCCGCGATGGCCTTGTTCGCGCGGCTCGTGCACGACGCCTTCGGCGCGGCGGTCGCGGACTGGAGCCAGGTGCTGGCACTGCTCGCGGTCCTGTCGATGTTCCTCGGCGCGGTGGCGGCGATCGGCCAGCGCGACATCAAGCGACTGATGGCTTATTCCTCGATCGCGCATATGGGCTTCGCGCTCGTCGGGCTCGCGGCGGGCACGCAGTCGGGCGTGCAGGCGATGCTGATCTACATGGTCATCTACGTCGCGATGAATGTTGGCACCTTCGCCTTCATCCTGTCGATGGAGCGGGACGGCGCGCCGGTCACAGACATCAACGCGCTGAACCTCTATTCGAAACGCGAACCGGTCAAGGCTCTCGCCATGATGGTGCTTCTTTTCAGCCTCGCAGGCGTGCCGCCGATGCTGGGCTTCTTCGCGAAATACGGTGTGCTTCTGGCGGCCGTGAACGCGGAGATGGTCTGGCTTGCCGTCGCCGGTGCCGTCGCCTCGGTCATCGGCGCATTCTATTATCTGCGCATCGTCTACTACATGTACTTCGGCACCGAGACGGACGCGCTCGACAGCCGCATGGTGCCCGCGCAGTGGATCTTGCTGATGGCGTCCGCCGTCGTGATGGTCGTGGGCATCGTCAACCTCTTCGGTGTCGAAGGGGCCGCGGCGGCAGCGGCCGAAACCCTTGTCCGCTGA
- a CDS encoding biotin--[acetyl-CoA-carboxylase] ligase: MSAERTEDLSAWPEGVARHVLDEVDSTNSEAQRIAPGLTQPTWILARRQTAARGRRGRAWISPRGNLAATLVMRPGGEPAHAALRSFVAALALADALETVAGPRATISLKWPNDVLLNGGKVAGILLESVGQGGGVSRLAVGIGVNLAEAPPREALEPGAAEPVSLLGETGVRVEPEEFLTYLAAAFAKWEARFVTYGFHPIRTAWLGRAAKLGQTITARTAAEIVEGTFETVAEDGALVIATARGRRNVPAADVYF; the protein is encoded by the coding sequence TTGTCCGCTGAGAGGACGGAAGATCTTTCGGCCTGGCCCGAGGGCGTGGCCCGCCATGTCCTCGACGAGGTGGACAGCACCAATTCCGAGGCGCAGCGGATCGCGCCGGGCCTGACCCAACCCACCTGGATCCTCGCGCGCCGCCAGACGGCCGCGCGCGGACGGCGCGGGCGGGCATGGATCTCTCCGCGCGGCAATTTAGCGGCGACCCTGGTGATGCGGCCCGGCGGCGAACCCGCGCATGCGGCGCTCAGAAGTTTCGTCGCGGCGCTGGCGCTTGCCGATGCGCTCGAAACGGTCGCGGGTCCGCGCGCGACGATCTCTCTAAAATGGCCGAACGACGTCCTGCTGAACGGTGGCAAGGTCGCGGGAATCCTTCTCGAAAGCGTAGGGCAGGGCGGCGGAGTCAGCCGCCTCGCGGTGGGCATCGGCGTCAACCTTGCCGAGGCGCCGCCACGCGAAGCGCTGGAGCCGGGCGCGGCGGAGCCCGTTTCGCTTCTGGGCGAGACCGGGGTTCGGGTGGAACCCGAGGAGTTCCTGACCTACCTCGCCGCCGCCTTCGCGAAGTGGGAGGCGCGGTTCGTGACCTACGGCTTTCACCCGATCCGGACCGCCTGGCTCGGCCGGGCGGCGAAGCTGGGCCAGACCATTACGGCGCGGACGGCTGCCGAGATAGTCGAGGGCACATTCGAGACGGTCGCCGAGGATGGCGCTCTGGTGATCGCAACCGCCCGGGGGCGGCGCAACGTGCCGGCCGCCGACGTGTATTTCTGA
- a CDS encoding type III pantothenate kinase — protein sequence MLLCIDCGNTNTVFSVWDGDKFRCTLRTTTEHQRTADQYFVWFSTLMQHHKVPVDIDEVIISSTVPRVVFNLRVLCDHYFSCRPMVVGKPDCALPVAPRVDQGTTVGSDRLVNTVSGFDRHGGDLIIVDFGTATTFDVVDTDGAYIGGVISPGVNTSLEALHMAAAALPHVDVTKPQSAIGTNTVACMQSGIYWGYVGLVEGIVRLIRIERERPMKVIATGGLAPLFAQGTEIFDSVEDDLTMHGLVLIHRYNRERDTA from the coding sequence ATGCTGCTTTGCATCGACTGCGGCAATACCAACACTGTCTTTTCGGTCTGGGACGGCGACAAATTCCGCTGTACATTGAGGACGACGACCGAGCATCAGCGCACGGCGGACCAGTATTTCGTCTGGTTCTCCACGCTCATGCAGCATCACAAGGTCCCGGTCGATATCGACGAGGTTATCATCTCTTCGACGGTGCCACGCGTCGTGTTCAACCTGCGCGTCCTCTGCGACCACTATTTCAGCTGTCGCCCGATGGTCGTGGGCAAGCCGGACTGCGCGCTGCCCGTGGCGCCCCGGGTTGATCAGGGCACGACCGTCGGATCGGACCGGCTGGTGAACACCGTCTCTGGCTTCGACCGGCATGGCGGCGATCTGATCATCGTCGATTTCGGCACCGCGACGACTTTCGACGTCGTGGACACCGACGGCGCCTATATTGGCGGCGTGATCTCGCCCGGGGTCAATACCTCGCTCGAGGCGCTTCACATGGCCGCCGCGGCGCTGCCGCATGTCGATGTCACCAAACCGCAATCGGCCATCGGGACCAACACGGTCGCCTGCATGCAGTCGGGCATCTACTGGGGCTATGTCGGCCTTGTCGAGGGCATCGTGCGCCTGATCCGGATCGAACGTGAAAGACCGATGAAGGTGATTGCCACTGGCGGCCTTGCCCCCCTATTCGCCCAAGGCACCGAGATATTCGACAGTGTCGAGGACGATCTGACCATGCACGGCCTCGTGCTGATCCATCGCTACAACCGGGAACGGGACACCGCATGA
- a CDS encoding ribonuclease J, with protein sequence MTKDRLIYLPLGGAGEIGMNAYVYGYGPEGNERLIVVDLGVTFPDMDTTPGIDLIMADTAWLQDNADRIEAIFITHGHEDHVGALGLLWPKLKAPVYARKFTAALATLKFEERGLPLDEIKVVKPRPDTIEAGPFDVQFVPVSHSIPESSALVIDTPAGRIVHTGDFKLDGTPIVGEPFNPDEWHAIANEGSGVKVLTCDSTNVFSPKPGRSEASLARPLAELIAEQRGMVVATTFASNVARLKTLAEAGTAAGRSVCMLGRAMKKMITAAVETGVLTDFPAIIPPEEAEALPRQNLMLIVTGSQGERRAASAQLSRGKYLGLEMKEGDTFLFSSKTIPGNERGVIRVMNAFSEMGVDVIDDRDGLYHVSGHANRPDLEAIHDLLRPSVLLPMHGEHMHLREHCRIGIEKGIASELATNGTMVDLTGERPRIVEYIEAGRTYLDGSVMIGAMDGVVRDRIRMALNGHVLATLILDEEDQPLGDAWVELKGLAERGKRGAALAEQIEAELNEYLGMAGAKVLRNDDKVEEAVKRIVRQVTMEEIGKKPEVTVVTSRLVAD encoded by the coding sequence ATGACCAAAGACCGCCTGATCTACCTGCCGCTCGGCGGGGCCGGTGAAATCGGCATGAACGCCTATGTCTACGGCTATGGGCCGGAGGGGAACGAGCGTCTGATCGTCGTCGATCTGGGCGTGACCTTCCCCGACATGGACACGACGCCTGGCATCGATCTGATCATGGCGGACACGGCCTGGCTTCAGGACAACGCGGACCGGATCGAGGCGATCTTCATCACGCATGGCCACGAGGATCACGTGGGCGCGCTCGGACTTCTCTGGCCGAAGCTCAAGGCGCCGGTCTATGCCCGCAAGTTCACGGCAGCGCTCGCGACGCTGAAATTCGAGGAGCGGGGCCTGCCGCTCGACGAGATCAAAGTGGTCAAGCCGCGGCCCGACACGATCGAGGCGGGCCCATTCGACGTCCAGTTCGTGCCGGTCAGCCACTCGATTCCGGAAAGTTCGGCGCTTGTCATCGACACGCCGGCGGGCCGGATCGTCCATACCGGCGACTTCAAGCTCGACGGCACGCCCATCGTGGGTGAGCCGTTCAATCCCGACGAATGGCATGCGATCGCTAATGAAGGCTCGGGCGTGAAGGTCCTAACCTGCGACAGCACGAACGTCTTCTCGCCCAAGCCTGGCCGGTCGGAGGCGAGCCTCGCGCGGCCGCTGGCGGAGCTTATTGCCGAACAGCGCGGCATGGTCGTGGCCACGACCTTCGCCTCGAACGTGGCGCGGCTGAAGACGCTGGCCGAGGCCGGCACCGCAGCAGGCCGGTCGGTCTGCATGCTGGGCCGTGCGATGAAGAAGATGATCACGGCGGCGGTCGAGACCGGTGTTCTGACCGATTTCCCGGCGATCATCCCGCCGGAGGAGGCCGAGGCCTTGCCGCGCCAGAACCTCATGCTGATCGTGACCGGCAGCCAGGGCGAGCGCCGCGCGGCCTCGGCGCAGCTTTCCCGCGGCAAGTATCTGGGGCTGGAGATGAAAGAGGGCGACACGTTCCTCTTTTCCTCCAAGACGATTCCGGGCAACGAGCGCGGCGTGATCCGCGTGATGAATGCGTTCTCCGAAATGGGAGTGGACGTGATCGACGACCGGGACGGGCTCTATCACGTCTCGGGCCACGCCAACCGGCCGGACCTGGAGGCGATCCACGACCTGTTGCGCCCGAGTGTCCTCCTACCGATGCACGGCGAGCACATGCATCTGCGCGAACATTGCCGGATCGGGATCGAGAAGGGGATCGCGAGCGAGCTTGCCACGAACGGCACGATGGTCGATCTGACAGGTGAGCGCCCACGGATCGTCGAGTATATCGAGGCCGGGCGCACCTATCTCGACGGCTCGGTGATGATCGGCGCGATGGACGGCGTCGTGCGCGACCGCATCCGCATGGCGTTGAACGGCCATGTGCTGGCGACGCTGATCCTTGACGAGGAGGACCAGCCCCTGGGTGATGCCTGGGTGGAGCTGAAGGGCCTCGCCGAGCGCGGCAAGCGTGGCGCGGCGCTCGCCGAGCAGATCGAGGCGGAACTAAACGAGTATCTCGGGATGGCTGGGGCCAAGGTGCTGCGCAACGACGACAAGGTCGAGGAAGCGGTCAAGCGCATCGTCCGGCAAGTGACGATGGAAGAGATTGGCAAGAAGCCCGAGGTCACAGTTGTCACGAGCCGTCTGGTCGCCGACTAG
- a CDS encoding HalD/BesD family halogenase encodes MSHDARELIDLDRYPIHLDGPARNAVLARVRRDLKEDGCAVIKGFLTVKGIAELTNEADGLADRGHRSFNRTNVYFTKDDPNLPSDDPRRQFFDRSNAFIPADNFAPQGPLRTIHDSAGFDGFIQDCLEEKLFFRYADPLADVIVNMAEEGSGFPWHFDTNNYTVTLAIQNAEAGGAFEYAPRIRVGDENFAEVARVLNGTSDKVKVLNLEPGDLQIFRGRYSLHRVAPLRGPRPRYVAIFSYVEEPNMVGAPERTMQLYGRTLPIHHERAGRRADSYID; translated from the coding sequence ATGAGCCACGACGCGCGAGAGTTGATCGATCTTGACCGATATCCGATCCACTTGGACGGGCCCGCGCGCAACGCGGTCCTCGCCCGCGTCCGAAGAGACCTGAAGGAGGATGGCTGCGCAGTCATCAAGGGCTTTCTGACCGTCAAAGGGATTGCCGAGTTGACGAATGAGGCCGACGGCCTCGCCGATAGGGGCCACCGGAGCTTCAACCGCACCAACGTCTATTTCACCAAAGACGATCCGAATCTGCCGTCCGACGATCCGCGACGCCAGTTCTTCGACCGTTCGAACGCCTTCATTCCGGCAGACAATTTCGCGCCTCAAGGGCCGCTCAGGACAATCCACGACAGTGCGGGCTTCGATGGTTTCATCCAGGACTGCCTGGAGGAGAAGCTGTTCTTCCGCTACGCCGACCCCTTGGCCGACGTGATCGTCAACATGGCGGAGGAGGGCAGCGGTTTCCCGTGGCACTTCGACACGAACAACTACACCGTCACGCTCGCGATCCAGAACGCTGAGGCGGGCGGGGCGTTCGAATACGCGCCGCGCATCCGGGTGGGCGATGAGAATTTCGCCGAGGTCGCGCGCGTCTTGAACGGCACGTCCGACAAGGTGAAGGTGCTGAACCTCGAACCCGGTGACCTGCAGATCTTCCGCGGGCGCTATTCGCTTCACCGGGTCGCGCCGCTCAGGGGGCCGCGCCCGCGCTATGTCGCCATCTTCTCCTATGTCGAGGAGCCGAACATGGTCGGCGCGCCGGAACGCACCATGCAGCTTTACGGCCGCACGCTGCCCATTCATCACGAACGGGCAGGACGGCGGGCGGACAGCTACATCGACTGA
- a CDS encoding DEAD/DEAH box helicase, which translates to MTKFNDLKLDPKVLQAIAEAGYETPTPIQEGAIPPALEGRDVLGIAQTGTGKTAGFVLPMITLLGRGRARARMPRSLVLAPTRELAAQVAENFDTYAKHTKLTKALLIGGVSFGEQDKLIDRGVDVLIATPGRLLDHFERGKLLLTGVQIMVVDEADRMLDMGFIPDIERIFQLTPFTRQTLFFSATMAPEIERITNTFLHTPARIEVARQATTSETIEQRLIEITPTRKDQSAKQKRELLRAVINAEGEACTNAILFCNRKTEVDILAKSMKSHGFNAAPIHGDLDQSQRTRTLDGFRDGTIRFLVASDVAARGLDIPAVSHVFNFDAPSHAEDYVHRIGRTGRAGRKGVAVTLAVPADKKYIDAIEGLVGRPIPRANAPEDFALSEAAQRPARKDDGKAKGRGRDRDDRKGRPVKPHGEEAAMSPVEAAPQARKPERDAPERDEAKEAKEAKDGAKSNGRRGGKSDGRKRREDRDAPVVGMGDHVPDFLTRGLKTEKA; encoded by the coding sequence ATGACAAAATTCAATGACCTGAAGCTGGACCCCAAGGTCCTGCAAGCCATTGCCGAAGCCGGCTATGAAACTCCAACCCCGATCCAGGAAGGCGCGATTCCGCCGGCGCTAGAAGGCCGCGACGTGCTGGGCATCGCCCAGACCGGGACTGGAAAGACCGCGGGCTTCGTCCTGCCTATGATCACTCTGCTCGGCCGCGGCCGGGCGCGGGCGCGGATGCCGCGTTCGCTGGTTCTTGCGCCCACGCGGGAACTCGCCGCGCAGGTGGCGGAGAACTTCGACACCTACGCGAAGCACACGAAGCTCACCAAGGCACTCCTGATCGGCGGCGTATCCTTCGGTGAGCAGGACAAGCTCATTGACCGCGGCGTCGACGTGCTGATCGCAACGCCCGGCCGCCTTCTCGACCATTTCGAGCGTGGCAAGCTCCTCTTGACCGGCGTGCAGATCATGGTGGTGGACGAGGCCGACCGGATGCTTGACATGGGGTTCATCCCGGATATCGAGCGGATCTTCCAGCTCACCCCGTTCACCCGCCAGACGCTCTTCTTCTCGGCCACAATGGCGCCCGAGATCGAGCGCATCACGAATACCTTCCTGCACACGCCCGCCCGGATCGAGGTTGCGCGCCAGGCCACAACGTCCGAGACGATCGAGCAGAGGCTGATCGAAATCACGCCCACCCGCAAGGACCAGAGCGCCAAGCAGAAGCGAGAGCTTCTGCGCGCCGTCATCAACGCCGAGGGCGAAGCCTGCACGAACGCGATCCTTTTCTGCAATCGCAAGACCGAGGTCGATATTCTCGCCAAGTCGATGAAATCCCATGGCTTTAACGCGGCGCCGATTCACGGCGATCTCGACCAGAGCCAACGGACGCGCACGCTCGACGGCTTCCGCGACGGCACGATCCGATTTCTCGTCGCCTCGGACGTGGCAGCGCGCGGGCTCGACATCCCGGCGGTCAGCCACGTCTTCAACTTCGACGCGCCCAGCCATGCCGAGGACTACGTGCACCGCATCGGCCGAACGGGTCGCGCGGGGCGCAAGGGCGTGGCCGTTACGCTGGCCGTGCCGGCGGACAAGAAATACATCGACGCGATCGAGGGCCTTGTCGGACGGCCGATCCCGCGCGCCAATGCGCCAGAGGATTTCGCGCTCAGCGAGGCCGCCCAGCGACCGGCGCGCAAGGATGACGGCAAGGCGAAGGGCCGCGGCCGCGATCGCGACGATCGCAAGGGCAGACCGGTCAAGCCGCACGGCGAAGAGGCAGCCATGTCTCCCGTCGAGGCGGCGCCCCAAGCGCGGAAACCGGAGCGGGACGCGCCCGAGCGTGACGAAGCCAAGGAAGCCAAGGAAGCCAAGGACGGCGCCAAGTCGAACGGTCGCCGAGGCGGCAAGTCCGATGGCCGCAAGCGCCGCGAGGACCGCGACGCGCCGGTCGTCGGCATGGGCGACCACGTCCCGGATTTCCTGACGCGCGGGCTGAAGACCGAAAAAGCCTGA
- a CDS encoding glycosyltransferase family 25 protein, whose translation MLPVHVINLTRRPDRLAAIAVQLDDFGLAWHRAEAIDAAERGADALARDFGIGPLTQSYPATPGDMACSISHRKLWQEIAGLRSEAAIVLEDDATLSEDFRRIASCDLPAVMRRHGMGVLKLEFWPGPQLSRRRPVGEDLGPISGATRLYRMRSSFLGSCGYVITTEAARRLLSAFRHLQVPVDHFLFGQSAGLGFDALRPGFLNPAPVLHDVERYGSDIKDQRPCDADRARGWRRRLRDHRQRRREEALLRRGLAERVEMRFAGSQHAEGTVG comes from the coding sequence ATGTTGCCAGTTCACGTTATCAACCTGACCCGCCGTCCGGACCGCCTGGCGGCGATTGCGGTGCAGCTCGACGACTTCGGGCTCGCCTGGCACCGGGCCGAGGCGATTGACGCGGCTGAGCGCGGCGCCGACGCGCTGGCACGCGACTTCGGGATCGGCCCGCTGACGCAGAGCTACCCGGCGACGCCCGGCGACATGGCGTGCTCGATCTCTCACCGGAAGCTCTGGCAGGAGATCGCGGGCCTGCGGAGCGAGGCGGCGATCGTTCTGGAAGACGACGCGACGCTGTCGGAAGATTTCCGGCGCATCGCATCCTGTGACCTTCCGGCCGTAATGCGGCGCCACGGAATGGGGGTGCTGAAGCTCGAATTCTGGCCTGGCCCGCAGCTCAGCCGCCGTCGCCCCGTCGGCGAGGACCTCGGGCCCATCTCGGGTGCGACGCGGCTATACAGGATGCGGTCATCCTTCCTCGGGAGCTGTGGCTATGTGATCACGACCGAGGCAGCGCGCCGGTTGCTCTCGGCATTCCGGCATTTGCAGGTACCTGTCGATCATTTTCTCTTCGGCCAGTCGGCGGGGCTCGGATTCGACGCTTTGCGCCCCGGTTTCCTGAACCCCGCGCCGGTCCTTCACGATGTCGAGCGCTACGGTTCAGACATCAAGGATCAGCGCCCATGTGATGCGGACCGCGCGCGCGGCTGGCGCCGCCGACTGCGCGACCATCGCCAGCGCCGTCGCGAGGAGGCGCTTTTGCGCCGCGGCCTCGCCGAGCGTGTCGAGATGCGCTTTGCCGGCTCGCAGCATGCGGAGGGAACAGTCGGTTGA